The Humulus lupulus chromosome 3, drHumLupu1.1, whole genome shotgun sequence genome window below encodes:
- the LOC133823942 gene encoding pentatricopeptide repeat-containing protein At2g36240 has translation MKKFSKSFPLLQQRPPPLPSSIIPNPTLPTAPETSPDPFPTLTLSRSSNHNRLLIFLKTHLKPPFSPQSLLRFLKSKLHHHPNFTHYDFHIFNWASTIDSYRHDHSTFEWMSHALALTDRFVELDSLLHFMVANPCPCSDGIFSCSRTEPIFHFAINAYCRVGKMHDAVRAFDSMKKLIDGKPSVVICNILINGFVKNGEHGRAIEFYHKMVKDRVKPDVFTFNILLSSYCRNSQFGLALELFKEMREKGSSPNVVSFNTLIKGFFRERKFEEGIQMAYEMIELGCEFSNVTCEILVDGLCREDRVMEACELLTDFSRKGVLPNGYDYFGLVEVLCRKGCSERATEVMNELWSRGNCPSLIACTTLIEGLRKAAKSDEAFRLMEKMLNEGVVPDRLTFNCLLQDLCNMGRTVEADKLRMLATSKGLDPDCTAYNVLVYGYTRERKREEGEKLVDEMLDRGFIPDIASYNLLMDMLANASPPLKHQVHVR, from the coding sequence ATGAAAAAGTTCTCAAAATCCTTTCCATTACTCCAGCAAAGGCCTCCGCCATTACCATCTTCTATAATCCCAAACCCAACTCTCCCAACTGCACCAGAGACCTCCCCAGACCCTTTTCCAACTCTCACTCTCTCTCGCTCCTCTAACCACAATCGTCTCCTCATTTTTCTCAAGACCCATCTCAAGCCTCCATTCTCACCTCAAAGCCTGcttcgatttctcaaatcaaaGCTCCACCACCACCCTAATTTTACCCATTATGATTTCCATATCTTCAATTGGGCCTCTACCATCGACTCCTATCGCCATGATCACTCCACCTTTGAGTGGATGTCACATGCCCTCGCGCTCACAGATCGCTTCGTCGAGCTCGACTCTCTTCTCCACTTCATGGTGGCCAATCCTTGTCCTTGCTCTGATGGTATCTTTAGTTGCTCTCGGACTGAACCCATTTTCCATTTCGCCATTAATGCTTATTGTAGAGTTGGGAAAATGCACGATGCAGTTCGAGCCTTTGATTCCATGAAGAAACTGATTGATGGGAAGCCTAGTGTTGTCATTTGCAACATTTTAATTAATGGGTTTGTGAAAAATGGTGAACATGGCAGGGCTATAGAGTTCTATCATAAGATGGTTAAGGATAGAGTGAAGCCTGATGTGTTTACTTTCAATATTTTGCTGAGTAGTTATTGTCGTAATTCTCAGTTTGGGTTAGCTTTGGAGTTGTTTAAAGAGATGAGGGAGAAAGGGTCCAGTCCAAATGTGGTTAGTTTTAATACTTTGATTAAAGGTTTCTTTAGAGAGAGGAAGTTTGAGGAAGGTATTCAAATGGCTTATGAAATGATTGAACTTGGGTGTGAGTTTTCTAATGTTACTTGTGAAATTTTGGTTGACGGGCTTTGTAGAGAAGATCGAGTTATGGAAGCTTGTGAGTTGTTAACAGACTTTTCAAGAAAAGGAGTGTTGCCCAATGGATATGACTATTTTGGTCTGGTTGAGGTTCTTTGTAGAAAAGGATGTTCAGAAAGAGCTACAGAGGTTATGAATGAGCTATGGAGTAGAGGAAATTGTCCAAGTTTGATTGCTTGTACCACTTTGATAGAAGGTTTGAGGAAGGCAGCAAAATCCGATGAAGCCTTCAGATTGATGGAAAAGATGCTAAACGAGGGTGTGGTTCCGGATAGATTGACTTTTAATTGTCTTCTTCAAGATCTTTGCAATATGGGAAGAACTGTTGAAGCTGACAAGTTAAGAATGTTGGCAACCAGCAAAGGGTTGGATCCAGATTGTACAGCCTATAATGTTTTGGTATATGGGTACacaagagaaaggaaaagagaggaGGGTGAAAAGTTGGTTGATGAGATGTTGGATAGGGGTTTTATTCCTGACATTGCTTCTTATAATCTATTAATGGATATGCTTGCTAATGCAAGTCCTCCATTGAAACACCAAGTTCATGTTAGGTGA
- the LOC133825624 gene encoding uncharacterized protein LOC133825624 has product MNKKEKQKAILDVCKENKVGFGAPFETKVKNEKLQEVFVNNFHNWDYFSSSITAGRILVIWQAKFVKVEILLEDSQLVHCRVKVCGQQVVFYATVVYGSNSMGERKHLWDKLASIGHLKHPWIIFGDFNAMFSFHDRNGGRQIVAKDLSDAQNWLALGQVDEFKCSGAHFTWSNKHEVGDRIYSKLDRVFINDYWLDNFPKSEACFKWDYISDHSYCVIKSQELNKVGFKPFRYCNHWMSYRSYKETILNSWYSSLDSGGGLSKIVQKLFRVKHVLKRFSREVVRDVALDYKLAKEDFNIAQEALDFNPSDILLQLAVSQKQENFSVMLNRYSSFLKQQSKIKWVNFSDENSRYFHAIMRKRRLENRITSFCVGDKIEDDYSTVVEHFLNHFRKFMGSSSSATEGIDFTCLNQGRRLSLEQQVRLIRPFSKNDVKKALFSIHSSKSPGLDGFGSGFYKGLWEYIGEDITRSVLAFFQDGALPQSLNDTVISLVPKVTDPKSASDYRPIACCNTLYKCISKMLCSRLSEVLPLLVHSNQGAFIKNRTLAHNILIFQDLLKGYTRKHISTRCIMKIDLSKAYDTVDW; this is encoded by the coding sequence ATGAATAAAAAAGAAAAGCAGAAAGCTATTCTTGATGTTTGTAAAGAGAATAAAGTTGGTTTTGGAGCTCCTTTTGAGACCAAGGTAAAAAATGAGAAGCTTCAGGAGGTTTTTGTGAATAACTTTCATAACTGGGACTATTTTTCTAGTTCTATCACAGCTGGTAGGATTTTGGTTATTTGGCAAGCTAAGTTTGTGAAGGTTGAAATTTTACTTGAGGACTCTCAATTAGTCCATTGCAGGGTTAAAGTTTGTGGCCAGCAGGTGGTATTCTATGCCACTGTAGTCTATGGAAGTAATTCTATGGGGGAAAGGAAACATCTATGGGATAAGTTGGCTAGTATTGGTCATTTGAAACACCCTTGGATTATTTTTGGGGACTTTAATGCTATGTTTAGTTTCCATGATAGGAATGGTGGGAGACAAATTGTAGCTAAAGATCTCTCTGATGCTCAAAACTGGTTGGCTTTAGGCCAAGTGGATGAATTCAAGTGCTCTGGGGCGCACTTTACCTGGTCTAATAAACATGAAGTTGGAGACCGAATTTATTCTAAGCTAGATCGAGTTTTTATCAATGACTATTGGCTGGACAATTTCCCTAAATCTGAAGCTTGCTTCAAATGGGACTATATTTCAGATCATAGCTACTGTGTGATTAAAAGCCAGGAGTTGAATAAGGTGGGGTTCAAACCCTTTAGATATTGTAATCACTGGATGTCCTATAGAAGCTACAAGGAGACAATTCTGAACAGCTGGTATTCTTCTTTAGATTCGGGAGGTGGTTTATCTAAGATTGTGCAGAAGCTGTTTCGGGTCAAACATGTTTTAAAAAGATTTAGTAGGGAAGTGGTGAGAGATGTTGCCTTGGATTACAAGTTGGCTAAGGAGGATTTTAATATAGCTCAGGAAGCTTTGGATTTTAACCCCTCTGACATTTTGCTTCAGCTTGCTGTTTCTCAGAAGCAGGAGAATTTTTCTGTAATGCTGAACAGGTACTCCAGTTTTCTTAAGCAGCAAAGTAAAATTAAGTGGGTCAATTTCAGTGATGAAAATTCTAGGTACTTCCATGCTATTATGAGGAAAAGAAGGTTGGAAAATAGGATTACTTCTTTCTGTGTTGGTGATAAAATTGAGGATGATTATTCGACAGTAGTGGAGCATTTTCTCAATCATTTCAGGAAGTTTATGGGGAGTAGTAGTTCGGCCACTGAGGGTATTGATTTTACTTGTTTGAACCAGGGTAGAAGGCTGTCATTGGAGCAGCAAGTCAGGTTAATTCGGCCTTTTAGTAAGAATGATGTCAAGAAAGCACTTTTCAGCATCCATTCTTCTAAAAGCCCTGGGTTAGATGGATTTGGTTCAGGTTTTTACAAGGGATTATGGGAGTACATTGGAGAAGATATAACTCGGTCTGTGTTAGCTTTTTTCCAGGATGGTGCTTTGCCTCAATCGTTGAATGATACAGTGATCTCTCTTGTTCCTAAGGTGACTGACCCGAAATCAGCCAGTGATTACAGACCAATTGCCTGCTGTAATACACTTTATAAGTGTATCTCGAAGATGCTCTGCTCTAGGCTTTCAGAAGTGCTTCCTCTCCTTGTTCATAGCAACCAAGGAGCcttcataaagaatagaactctTGCGCATAATATTTTGATCTTCCAGGATCTCCTCAAAGGTTATACTAGGAAGCATATTTCAACTAGGTGTATAATGAAGATTGACCTTAGTAAAGCATATGATACTGTTGACTGGTGA
- the LOC133825626 gene encoding uncharacterized protein LOC133825626 — MHSGFTLVNFRDEVTRDLILETGVIHFDKKPVVLRPWTPDMDSVRMVKSVPVWIRMNGLGLQYWGKNSLSALVSTIGKPIMVDKVTQSREMVKYARVLVDMEISDHPPNSIALINERGQLVEQSVEYEWLPSKCTACTQLGHIVANCNKEKGVVWRKKISVEKGEKSDQEINGSETVHEHQSEVSIPENIVQTSTIIDAEERGKSISKDYESMERTDQGIHISSQLVGTDRVDSAGNWITPKRRGSRARAAPNKTVTTPNKVVAAPFKTNERNGYAVLLESGGGQVVTNSNPTT, encoded by the coding sequence ATGCACTCTGGTTTCACATTGGTAAATTTCAGGGATGAAGTTACTCGGGACCTAATTCTAGAAACGGGAGTCATACACTTCGACAAGAAGCCTGTTGTCCTTCGTCCTTGGACACCAGACATGGATTCTGTGAGAATGGTGAAGTCTGTCCCGGTGTGGATTCGAATGAATGGTCTGGGTTTGCAATATTGGggaaaaaatagtcttagtgCTCTAGTGAGTACAATTGGCAAACCAATTATGGTGGACAAGGTGACCCAGAGTAGAGAGATGGTGAAATATGCTCGGGTTTTGGTGGATATGGAGATTTCGGATCACCCTCCTAACAGTATTGCTTTGATCAATGAACGGGGGCAGTTAGTGGAACAATCGGTTGAGTATGAATGGCTCCCTTCTAAATGTACAGCTTGTACTCAGTTAGGGCATATAGTGGCCAATTGTAACAAGGAAAAAGGAGTGGTTTGGCGAAAGAAAATCTCtgttgagaaaggagagaagtcAGATCAGGAAATTAATGGTTCTGAGACAGTTCACGAGCATCAATCTGAGGTTTCCATACCAGAAAACATAGTGCAAACTTCTACTATTATTGATGCAGAAGAGCGGGGTAAAAGCATATCTAAGGACTATGAGTCAATGGAGAGAACTGATCAGGGTATTCACATATCATCTCAGCTAGTTGGAACAGACAGAGTTGACAGTGCTGGCAATTGGATTACTCCCAAAAGGAGAGGGTCACGGGCAAGGGCTGCTCCTAACAAGACAGTAACAACTCCTAACAAGGTAGTAGCAGCTCCATTTAAGACTAATGAAAGAAATGGCTATGCGGTTTTACTTGAGTCCGGGGGTGGACAAGTGGTCACTAATTCTAACCCAACTACTTGA